In Anaerolineales bacterium, the following are encoded in one genomic region:
- a CDS encoding O-methyltransferase produces the protein MDNPTWQQVDDFLENLMAPDDPGLASALASAEAAGLPAIQVSRMQAQFLHILARAIGARRILELGTLGGYSGIWLARALPDGGQLVTLEAEAKHAEVAAANFAAAGVSERVRLHVGPALETLPTLLAEYEAGFDLCFLDADKANLPAYFDWARRLTRKGGLILSDNVVRGGQVLNGTDASSQGARSLLQALGNRGDSAVLQTVGSKGYDGFALTIVE, from the coding sequence ATGGACAATCCTACCTGGCAGCAAGTGGATGATTTTCTCGAAAACCTTATGGCCCCGGATGACCCCGGCTTGGCCTCAGCCCTGGCCTCCGCTGAAGCGGCCGGACTGCCCGCCATCCAGGTCTCGCGCATGCAGGCCCAGTTCCTGCACATCCTGGCCCGCGCCATCGGCGCGCGGCGCATTTTGGAACTGGGCACGCTGGGCGGCTACAGCGGCATTTGGCTGGCGCGGGCCTTGCCCGACGGCGGCCAGTTGGTGACGCTGGAGGCGGAGGCCAAGCACGCCGAGGTGGCGGCAGCCAACTTCGCCGCGGCTGGAGTGAGCGAACGCGTCAGGCTGCATGTAGGCCCAGCACTGGAAACGCTGCCCACGCTGTTGGCGGAGTATGAAGCCGGCTTTGACCTGTGCTTCCTGGACGCCGACAAAGCCAACCTGCCGGCCTACTTCGACTGGGCACGCCGGCTGACGCGCAAGGGCGGCCTGATCCTCAGCGACAATGTGGTGCGCGGCGGCCAGGTGCTGAACGGCACAGACGCCAGCAGCCAGGGCGCCCGCAGCCTGCTGCAAGCCCTGGGCAACCGTGGGGACAGCGCGGTGCTGCAGACGGTGGGCAGCAAGGGCTACGACGGTTTCGCCC